Proteins encoded within one genomic window of Ammonifex degensii KC4:
- a CDS encoding LL-diaminopimelate aminotransferase → MPEVAKRVKNLPPYLFARIEKLIEEKKAAGVDVISLGIGDPDEPTPEHIREEVRKQLEVPENHRYPTSRGLLSFRQAVARYYARRFGVELDPEREVVTLIGSKEGIAHIAWCYLDPGDVALVPDPGYPVYAGGTILAGGEPYYLPLLPENGFLPRLEDVPTEVARRAKILFLNYPNNPTAAVAAPSFFAEVVAFAKEFDLLVCHDAAYVEVAFDGYRPPSFLATPGAKEVGIEFGSLSKPYNMTGWRLGWAAGKEEAVEVLGRLKSNIDSGVFQPIQYAGIKALDGPQECVKEMNALYKVRRDLAVAAFREMGWKIDPPKATFYLWLPVPSGFTSESFAEYLVEEAGVVVTPGTGYGRHGEGFFRVSLTLPTERLQEALVRMKRVLGKVSF, encoded by the coding sequence GTGCCGGAGGTAGCCAAGCGCGTAAAAAACTTGCCTCCTTACCTCTTTGCCCGCATCGAGAAGCTCATCGAGGAGAAGAAAGCGGCGGGGGTAGACGTCATCAGCCTGGGTATAGGAGATCCGGACGAGCCCACACCGGAGCACATCCGGGAAGAGGTCAGGAAGCAGCTGGAGGTGCCGGAAAACCACCGCTATCCCACCTCAAGAGGTCTTCTGTCCTTCCGGCAGGCGGTGGCCCGGTATTACGCCCGGCGCTTCGGGGTAGAGCTCGATCCCGAACGGGAGGTAGTAACCCTCATAGGCTCCAAGGAGGGCATAGCGCATATTGCCTGGTGCTATCTCGATCCGGGGGATGTGGCTCTGGTGCCGGACCCCGGTTACCCGGTCTACGCCGGGGGCACCATCTTGGCCGGAGGAGAGCCTTATTACCTCCCTCTTCTGCCGGAAAACGGTTTTCTCCCCCGCCTGGAGGATGTGCCTACCGAGGTGGCTCGTCGAGCTAAGATCCTCTTCCTAAACTACCCCAACAACCCCACGGCAGCGGTGGCCGCCCCTTCCTTCTTCGCCGAAGTGGTGGCCTTCGCCAAGGAGTTCGACCTCTTGGTCTGCCACGACGCTGCTTACGTGGAGGTGGCCTTTGACGGATACCGTCCCCCAAGCTTCCTAGCCACGCCGGGAGCCAAAGAGGTAGGCATCGAGTTTGGCTCCCTTTCCAAGCCCTACAACATGACCGGCTGGCGCCTGGGCTGGGCAGCGGGCAAGGAGGAAGCGGTCGAAGTCCTGGGAAGGCTTAAGTCCAACATAGACTCCGGTGTGTTCCAGCCCATCCAGTACGCCGGCATAAAGGCTTTAGATGGCCCCCAGGAGTGCGTAAAAGAAATGAACGCTCTTTATAAAGTGAGGCGGGATCTCGCCGTGGCGGCCTTCCGGGAGATGGGCTGGAAAATAGATCCCCCTAAGGCCACTTTCTATCTCTGGCTCCCCGTACCTTCAGGATTCACCAGCGAAAGCTTTGCCGAATATTTAGTGGAGGAAGCGGGGGTAGTGGTCACGCCCGGAACCGGCTACGGCCGGCACGGGGAGGGCTTCTTCCGCGTTTCCCTCACCCTCCCCACGGAAAGGTTGCAGGAGGCCCTGGTCAGGATGAAGCGGGTGCTGGGGAAGGTGAGCTTTTAA
- the spo0A gene encoding sporulation transcription factor Spo0A → MSESIRILLVDDNRELIEALKEFFSSQPDFELVGVAYNGQEALELIEKSRPDVVVLDLIMPHLDGIGVLEKFSGETNSYKPKFVILTALGQESVAQKAAELGASYYVVKPFSFSVLANRIRQLKADYQAPVAAPRASSPRSLDVAVTNIIHELGVPAHVKGYHYLRDAIIMVVNDVNLLGGITKELYPAIAAKYNTTPSRVERAIRHAIELAWDRGSVEAFTKFFGYTINRAKGKPTNSEFIAMVADRLRLECNKVS, encoded by the coding sequence ATGAGCGAGAGCATTCGTATCCTCTTGGTCGACGATAACCGGGAACTGATCGAAGCGCTCAAGGAGTTCTTCAGCAGTCAGCCGGATTTTGAGCTGGTGGGGGTTGCTTATAACGGTCAGGAGGCTTTGGAACTCATCGAAAAGAGCCGTCCCGACGTGGTGGTTCTGGATTTAATCATGCCTCATCTGGACGGCATTGGCGTTTTAGAGAAATTTTCTGGAGAGACTAACTCTTACAAGCCTAAGTTCGTCATCCTTACCGCTTTGGGGCAGGAATCGGTGGCACAGAAGGCTGCCGAACTGGGTGCCAGCTACTACGTGGTCAAGCCCTTCAGCTTCTCGGTGCTGGCCAATCGCATAAGACAGCTCAAGGCCGACTATCAGGCTCCCGTCGCGGCACCGCGCGCCTCTTCACCCCGCAGCTTAGACGTGGCGGTGACCAACATCATTCACGAGCTGGGGGTGCCGGCGCACGTCAAGGGCTACCACTACCTGCGCGACGCCATCATCATGGTGGTAAACGACGTCAATCTCTTGGGGGGAATAACCAAAGAGCTTTACCCGGCCATAGCGGCCAAGTACAACACCACCCCCAGCCGGGTGGAGCGGGCCATAAGGCACGCCATCGAGCTGGCCTGGGATCGGGGCAGTGTGGAAGCTTTCACCAAGTTCTTCGGCTACACCATCAACCGGGCCAAGGGCAAGCCCACCAACTCGGAGTTTATCGCCATGGTTGCCGACCGCTTGCGCCTGGAATGCAACAAGGTGAGTTAG
- a CDS encoding copper transporter: MIIDLRYHIATLVALFLMLGLGILIGTGLIGNDALLKQQEQMANRLEKQLEELRQENIRVRQLYEEVEAENRNLRTFAQEVLPYAVAGRLKGMRVAVVEVAGKAPSGMIGTLKTAGAVVEPVISLLDNYTTPTADLAVAQALGWPTDNQEEILSRLSKELGASLASGQNPGFIELLSSQGLIKVEGNYKGAVQAVVVVGGGNNERRVAEVDLPLIDTLVKNKVMVVGVEESSDSGTSIKAYQEHKISTVDNIDRPEGQIALVLALAGQPGQYGTKGKNRSLLPPYPVGGGT, from the coding sequence ATGATCATCGATCTGCGCTACCACATAGCCACGCTGGTGGCCCTCTTTTTGATGCTGGGTCTGGGGATCCTCATCGGCACAGGCCTTATAGGTAACGACGCTTTACTTAAACAGCAGGAGCAAATGGCCAACCGACTGGAGAAGCAACTTGAGGAGCTGCGCCAGGAAAATATCCGTGTGAGACAGCTTTACGAGGAAGTGGAGGCCGAAAACCGCAACCTGCGCACTTTCGCTCAGGAAGTGCTCCCTTACGCAGTAGCAGGGAGGCTGAAGGGGATGCGGGTGGCGGTGGTGGAGGTGGCCGGCAAAGCACCTTCGGGCATGATCGGCACCTTGAAGACGGCAGGGGCGGTGGTGGAGCCGGTCATCTCCTTGCTGGACAACTATACTACCCCGACGGCCGACCTGGCCGTGGCCCAGGCCCTAGGCTGGCCGACAGATAACCAGGAAGAAATCCTTTCTCGCCTGAGCAAAGAGCTGGGAGCGTCGCTGGCCTCGGGCCAGAATCCTGGCTTTATTGAGCTCCTTTCTAGCCAGGGACTAATCAAGGTGGAGGGGAACTACAAGGGTGCGGTGCAGGCGGTCGTCGTGGTAGGTGGGGGAAACAACGAGCGAAGAGTTGCCGAGGTAGATCTTCCCCTGATTGATACCCTGGTAAAGAACAAGGTAATGGTGGTGGGCGTGGAGGAAAGTTCCGATAGCGGCACCAGTATTAAAGCCTATCAAGAGCATAAGATCAGTACGGTGGACAATATCGATCGGCCAGAGGGGCAGATTGCGCTGGTGCTGGCGTTGGCAGGCCAACCGGGCCAGTACGGGACCAAAGGGAAGAATCGCTCACTCCTGCCCCCGTATCCGGTCGGAGGCGGAACTTAA
- the steA gene encoding putative cytokinetic ring protein SteA, which translates to MQVRGRIRVDRRTKHLIQRLEPGEIAVIDHYGIDKLAAQGLIEARCRLVLNAAASLSEEYPNEGPLMLLRAGIPVVDCLGPAVLSLPEGEEVEVKEGAVFFRGREVARGRVLNLQTVEEGMARARERLNEVLVRFVDNTLAYARKEVDLIARPLALPELKTRIERRHALIVVRGYNYKEDLRAIRTYIREMRPVLIGVDGGADALLEFGYTPDIVVGDMDSVSDEALRRARDIVVHAYPSGEAPGMARIRALGLKAVTVAAPGTSEDLAMLLAYEKGASLIVALGTHSNVLDFLEKGRKGMGSTFLVRLKVGSILVDAKGVSQLYQGRFKGRYVVQLVAAALLPLAAVVLISPSLRQFLRLAWLQVRLLFGF; encoded by the coding sequence ATGCAGGTACGCGGTCGGATCAGGGTGGACCGGCGAACCAAGCACCTGATCCAGCGCCTTGAGCCCGGCGAGATAGCGGTGATCGACCATTACGGCATAGACAAACTGGCGGCGCAAGGACTAATAGAAGCTCGCTGTCGTTTGGTGCTGAATGCGGCGGCCTCTCTTTCGGAGGAGTACCCGAACGAGGGGCCGCTAATGCTGCTGCGGGCAGGCATTCCGGTAGTAGATTGCCTGGGTCCGGCAGTTCTCTCTTTGCCCGAAGGGGAGGAAGTGGAGGTAAAAGAAGGGGCGGTCTTCTTCCGGGGCCGGGAGGTAGCGCGAGGAAGGGTCCTCAACCTGCAAACGGTGGAGGAAGGGATGGCGCGGGCGCGGGAGCGCCTTAATGAGGTGCTGGTGCGCTTTGTCGATAATACGCTGGCCTACGCCAGGAAGGAAGTAGACCTCATAGCTCGGCCCCTTGCCCTGCCGGAGCTTAAAACCCGGATCGAACGGCGCCACGCGCTTATCGTGGTGCGCGGTTATAACTACAAAGAGGATCTGCGGGCCATTCGCACTTACATAAGGGAAATGCGGCCCGTGCTCATTGGAGTGGACGGAGGGGCCGACGCCTTGCTGGAGTTCGGCTATACCCCCGACATCGTGGTAGGGGACATGGACAGCGTGAGTGATGAGGCTTTGCGCCGGGCTCGAGACATTGTGGTGCACGCTTACCCCAGTGGTGAGGCTCCCGGAATGGCGCGGATCAGGGCTTTAGGCCTTAAGGCGGTAACCGTTGCTGCCCCGGGAACGAGCGAGGACCTGGCCATGCTCCTGGCTTACGAAAAAGGGGCCAGCCTCATTGTGGCTTTGGGCACGCACTCCAACGTGCTCGACTTCCTGGAGAAAGGGAGGAAAGGAATGGGGAGCACTTTTTTGGTAAGACTTAAGGTGGGCTCCATTCTGGTAGACGCCAAGGGAGTCTCCCAGCTCTATCAGGGTCGCTTCAAAGGAAGGTATGTAGTACAGTTGGTGGCGGCGGCGCTCCTTCCCCTGGCAGCGGTGGTGCTGATCTCTCCCTCCTTAAGGCAGTTCTTGCGCCTGGCCTGGTTGCAGGTCCGGTTGCTCTTTGGCTTCTGA
- a CDS encoding pyridoxal phosphate-dependent aminotransferase produces the protein MRKLAERAQKLSPSPTLSVDTKAKELLRQGERVINFGAGEPDFDTPEHIKEAAKRALDQGFTKYTPVAGILPLREAICEKLYRDNQLEYSPNEIVVSCGAKHSIFNALQVLLDPGDEVIIPVPYWTSYPEQVKLAGGVPVFVPTSPENDFKLRPEDLRAAVTPRTRLLILNSPANPTGTVYRREELIGLAEVALEADLWILSDEIYEKLIYDGMEHVSIAALDPEVKKRTIVVNGVSKAYAMTGWRIGYAAAPRPIAQAMTNLQSHSTSNPTSVAQAAALAALKGPQEPVENMRRAFQKRRDFIWQYLNSLPGVRCPKPLGAFYVFPEVSGLLGRRLKGREIATASDLALFLLEEIKVATVAGAAFGDDRYLRFSYALRLEDIEEGMQRFKELIEAAL, from the coding sequence ATGCGGAAACTGGCCGAGCGGGCGCAGAAACTGAGCCCCTCTCCCACCCTCTCGGTGGACACCAAGGCCAAGGAGCTTTTGCGGCAGGGGGAAAGGGTCATCAATTTCGGGGCGGGGGAGCCGGACTTCGATACACCGGAACACATCAAGGAAGCGGCGAAGCGAGCTTTAGATCAGGGCTTCACCAAGTACACGCCGGTGGCTGGGATCTTACCTCTTCGGGAGGCCATATGCGAGAAGCTTTACCGCGACAATCAACTGGAATACAGCCCGAATGAGATCGTGGTCTCCTGTGGCGCCAAGCATTCTATTTTCAACGCTCTGCAGGTCCTCCTGGACCCGGGGGACGAGGTGATAATCCCCGTCCCCTACTGGACTTCCTATCCGGAGCAGGTGAAGCTGGCGGGAGGGGTGCCGGTTTTCGTCCCCACCTCTCCCGAGAACGACTTCAAGCTCAGGCCGGAAGATCTACGTGCGGCTGTAACCCCGCGCACCCGCCTTTTGATCCTCAATTCCCCGGCCAACCCCACAGGCACCGTTTACCGCCGGGAGGAACTTATCGGCTTAGCGGAGGTAGCCCTGGAGGCCGACCTATGGATCTTGTCGGACGAGATCTACGAAAAGCTGATCTACGACGGGATGGAGCACGTGAGCATAGCCGCGCTCGACCCGGAGGTCAAAAAGCGCACGATTGTGGTAAACGGTGTTTCCAAGGCTTACGCCATGACCGGTTGGCGCATAGGTTATGCTGCCGCTCCCCGGCCGATAGCCCAGGCCATGACCAACCTCCAAAGCCACAGTACCTCTAACCCCACTTCCGTAGCCCAGGCGGCGGCGCTGGCCGCTCTGAAGGGGCCACAAGAGCCGGTGGAGAACATGCGCCGGGCTTTTCAAAAGCGGCGGGATTTCATCTGGCAGTACCTAAACTCCTTACCCGGAGTGCGCTGCCCCAAACCTTTAGGGGCCTTTTACGTCTTTCCAGAGGTGAGCGGGCTTTTGGGCCGGCGTCTAAAAGGGCGGGAAATAGCTACCGCTAGCGACCTGGCCCTTTTCCTCCTGGAAGAGATAAAAGTGGCCACCGTGGCTGGGGCTGCCTTTGGGGACGATCGCTACCTGCGCTTTTCCTACGCCCTGCGGCTGGAAGATATCGAAGAGGGGATGCAGCGGTTTAAAGAATTGATCGAAGCGGCACTTTAA
- a CDS encoding glycosyltransferase family 2 protein produces the protein MPEVSVIIPAYNEAKRIDQTIRSVKSIPEVTEIIVVDDGSLDATAERAKEAGAQVLRLPRNRGKGAALAAGVEAAKGEILLFLDADLGESAVQARNLLLPVLEGKADMTVAVFPAPRHKGGFGLVRGLARAGVRWLTGQEVKAPLSGQRAIRREALEKLLPFASGFGVEVALTVKALRQGLRVCEVKLDMRHRETGRSLADFWHRGRQFKDVLFTLGRLLLGGKKV, from the coding sequence ATGCCCGAAGTATCGGTAATAATCCCGGCTTACAACGAGGCCAAGCGCATAGACCAGACGATAAGGTCGGTTAAGAGCATTCCCGAGGTCACCGAGATCATCGTGGTGGACGACGGTTCTTTAGACGCCACGGCTGAGCGGGCTAAAGAGGCCGGGGCGCAGGTATTAAGGCTTCCCCGAAACAGAGGAAAAGGAGCGGCACTTGCGGCCGGCGTTGAGGCGGCCAAAGGAGAAATCTTGCTTTTTTTGGATGCCGATTTGGGAGAAAGCGCCGTGCAGGCCAGAAACCTCCTCCTGCCGGTACTGGAAGGGAAAGCGGATATGACCGTGGCCGTCTTCCCGGCTCCTCGGCACAAAGGGGGTTTTGGGCTGGTGCGGGGTCTGGCACGGGCTGGCGTCCGTTGGCTTACCGGCCAAGAGGTAAAGGCTCCCTTATCGGGGCAGCGGGCGATAAGGCGGGAGGCTCTGGAAAAGCTTTTGCCTTTCGCTTCCGGGTTCGGGGTAGAGGTGGCTCTGACGGTCAAGGCCCTGCGCCAGGGCTTGCGGGTCTGTGAGGTAAAACTTGACATGCGCCACCGGGAGACAGGGCGGAGTCTGGCCGATTTCTGGCACCGGGGGCGGCAGTTCAAGGATGTGCTCTTCACCCTGGGAAGGCTTCTCCTGGGAGGGAAGAAGGTGTGA
- a CDS encoding thiamine pyrophosphate-dependent enzyme, whose protein sequence is MRVLFERTRGLTSKPFHYCPGCTHGIIHRLVAEVLVELDVLEKTVGVCPVGCAVFAYDYFNCDMIEAAHGRAPAVATGVKRVLPDRVVFTYQGDGDLAAIGTAEIVHAAARGEKITTIFVNNAIYGMTGGQMAPTTLLGQKTTTTPFGRRAEEAGYPLRVAEMLATIEGAAYVARVAVNSPKNVIQAKRVIRRAFEVQLAGLGFSLVEVLSTCPTNWGMSPPEALRWLEEKMIPVYPLGEFKVPRKEEKHA, encoded by the coding sequence ATGAGGGTGCTCTTCGAGCGCACGCGAGGGCTTACCTCTAAGCCCTTTCACTACTGCCCCGGCTGTACGCACGGGATAATCCACCGCCTGGTGGCCGAGGTGCTGGTGGAGCTCGACGTGCTGGAGAAGACGGTGGGGGTGTGCCCGGTGGGTTGCGCCGTCTTCGCCTACGACTACTTCAACTGTGATATGATAGAAGCGGCGCACGGGCGAGCTCCGGCAGTGGCTACCGGGGTCAAGCGGGTCTTGCCCGACCGGGTGGTCTTCACCTACCAGGGGGACGGGGACCTGGCGGCTATCGGCACGGCGGAGATCGTCCATGCGGCGGCCCGGGGAGAGAAGATCACCACCATCTTCGTCAACAACGCCATTTACGGGATGACCGGAGGTCAGATGGCCCCTACCACCTTGCTGGGGCAAAAGACCACTACCACCCCCTTTGGGCGGCGGGCGGAAGAGGCCGGCTATCCCCTCCGGGTGGCGGAGATGCTGGCCACCATTGAAGGGGCAGCCTATGTAGCCCGGGTGGCGGTCAATTCTCCCAAAAATGTTATTCAAGCCAAGCGGGTCATCCGCCGGGCCTTTGAGGTACAGCTGGCGGGCCTGGGCTTTTCTTTGGTGGAAGTTCTTTCCACTTGCCCCACTAACTGGGGCATGAGCCCGCCGGAGGCCTTGCGCTGGCTGGAGGAGAAGATGATTCCCGTTTACCCCTTGGGTGAGTTCAAGGTGCCCCGGAAGGAGGAAAAACATGCTTGA
- a CDS encoding 2-oxoacid:acceptor oxidoreductase family protein: MLEEVLLAGFGGQGILSAGMLLAQAGMAHGLYVAWIPSYGPEMRGGTANCGVTLSDRPISCPLVTEPTTLLAMNQPSLDKFAPKVKPGGLIIYNSSLARWNKELGLGRRMLGLDATAQAEAIGNVRVAVNVLVGAFIALTQIIPLEKAKEALRVVLPPHRHHLIAANEKALEVGANLALAKVGEGIALR; this comes from the coding sequence ATGCTTGAAGAAGTCTTGCTAGCCGGTTTCGGCGGTCAGGGCATTCTTTCGGCGGGAATGCTCTTGGCCCAGGCAGGCATGGCACACGGACTTTATGTGGCCTGGATTCCTTCCTACGGTCCGGAGATGCGGGGTGGCACGGCCAACTGCGGGGTCACCCTTTCCGACCGCCCCATAAGTTGTCCTTTGGTTACCGAGCCCACCACTCTTTTAGCCATGAACCAGCCTTCTTTAGACAAGTTTGCCCCCAAGGTAAAACCAGGGGGGCTTATAATCTATAACTCCTCTTTAGCCCGGTGGAATAAAGAGCTCGGCCTGGGCCGCAGAATGCTGGGGCTTGACGCCACGGCTCAGGCGGAAGCCATAGGCAACGTCCGGGTGGCGGTGAACGTGCTGGTGGGGGCCTTTATAGCCCTTACACAGATAATCCCCCTGGAAAAAGCAAAGGAGGCTCTGCGTGTAGTCCTGCCTCCTCACCGCCACCACCTCATCGCCGCTAACGAAAAGGCGCTAGAAGTGGGAGCCAACCTGGCCCTGGCCAAGGTAGGTGAGGGTATTGCACTTCGTTAA
- the dapF gene encoding diaminopimelate epimerase, translated as MHFVKMHGLGNDFVVVMARTLPPDTPELARKVCRPHFGVGADGLVFILPSEEADITMRIFNADGSEAEMCGNAIRCVAKLAYETRLIPYQRMRIATGAGIKPVELTVKDGKVVSCTVDMGEPILERSAIPMQGPPGKVVNEPLIFEDGLVLRVTALSFGNPHCVLFVPAVEEAPVEELGPRLEHHPAFPHRTNVEFVEVVGPSEIRVRVWERGVGETLACGSGACAAAVASILNGYTAREIVVHLPGGDLRIHWKEEDGHVYLQGPATTVFKGEWLEEE; from the coding sequence TTGCACTTCGTTAAAATGCACGGTTTGGGCAACGATTTCGTTGTCGTGATGGCCCGGACCCTGCCACCGGATACGCCGGAGCTGGCCCGAAAAGTCTGCCGTCCCCACTTCGGTGTAGGTGCGGACGGCCTGGTTTTCATCCTGCCTTCTGAGGAGGCAGACATTACCATGCGCATCTTCAACGCCGACGGCTCGGAGGCGGAGATGTGCGGGAACGCCATAAGGTGTGTGGCCAAGCTGGCCTATGAAACGCGGCTTATTCCCTACCAGCGCATGCGGATAGCTACCGGTGCCGGCATAAAACCGGTGGAGTTGACGGTAAAAGACGGGAAAGTCGTGAGCTGCACTGTAGACATGGGGGAGCCCATTTTAGAAAGAAGCGCCATACCCATGCAGGGTCCACCGGGGAAGGTGGTAAACGAGCCTTTGATTTTCGAGGACGGGCTGGTTCTCCGGGTAACGGCCCTCTCCTTCGGCAATCCTCACTGCGTGCTCTTCGTCCCGGCGGTAGAAGAGGCCCCGGTGGAGGAATTGGGGCCGCGGCTGGAGCACCATCCCGCTTTTCCCCACCGCACCAACGTGGAGTTTGTAGAAGTGGTGGGTCCCAGTGAGATCCGGGTGCGGGTGTGGGAAAGAGGGGTGGGGGAAACACTGGCCTGTGGCTCGGGGGCCTGTGCAGCGGCGGTGGCGTCTATACTAAACGGTTACACCGCCCGTGAGATCGTCGTTCACCTTCCGGGAGGCGACCTTCGCATCCACTGGAAAGAAGAAGACGGCCATGTATATCTTCAGGGACCGGCCACTACCGTCTTCAAAGGGGAGTGGCTGGAGGAAGAATAA
- a CDS encoding 3-methyl-2-oxobutanoate dehydrogenase subunit VorB, with amino-acid sequence MPRVLMKGNEAFGEGAIRAGCRYFFGYPITPQSELPHYLARRLPEVGGVYLQAESEVAAINMVYGAAAAGARVMTSSSSPGISLMQEGISYLAGAELPCVIVNVMRGGPGLGNIAPAQSDYFQAVKGGGHGDYRLLCLAPSSVQEILDLMGLAFDLADKYRNPVMVLGDGILGQMMEPVELPPYSGELKLPPKPWATTGTAGRGTRNIINSLYIEPEELEEVNLRLKAKYRRMEEEEKRWETYLLEEAELVLVAFGTMARVARAAVERLREEGIAAGLIRPITLYPFPDAPFHAAFSRARAFLVVEMNLGQMVEDVRLAVEGRCPVHFYGRTGGVVPTVAEVVSFAKEVWHKS; translated from the coding sequence ATGCCGCGCGTGCTGATGAAGGGTAACGAGGCTTTCGGTGAGGGGGCCATAAGGGCCGGCTGCCGCTACTTCTTTGGCTATCCCATCACCCCGCAAAGTGAGCTTCCCCATTACCTGGCGCGGCGCCTGCCGGAGGTAGGCGGAGTTTACCTCCAGGCAGAGAGCGAAGTAGCGGCCATCAACATGGTTTACGGGGCGGCTGCCGCCGGGGCGCGGGTGATGACTTCTTCCTCCAGCCCGGGCATAAGCCTCATGCAGGAGGGGATTTCCTACCTGGCGGGAGCGGAGCTTCCCTGCGTGATCGTTAACGTGATGCGCGGCGGCCCGGGTTTGGGTAATATTGCCCCGGCCCAATCAGACTACTTCCAGGCTGTGAAAGGTGGGGGCCACGGCGATTACCGCCTGCTTTGCTTGGCCCCTTCCTCCGTGCAGGAAATTCTTGACCTCATGGGCCTGGCCTTTGATCTGGCCGACAAGTACCGCAACCCGGTGATGGTGCTGGGGGACGGTATCTTGGGGCAGATGATGGAGCCGGTGGAGCTTCCTCCTTACTCCGGAGAGCTAAAACTCCCTCCCAAGCCCTGGGCCACTACCGGCACAGCCGGCCGGGGAACGCGCAACATCATAAACTCCCTCTACATTGAGCCCGAAGAATTAGAAGAGGTAAACCTGCGCTTGAAGGCCAAGTACCGGCGCATGGAGGAAGAGGAAAAGCGCTGGGAGACTTACCTTTTGGAAGAGGCGGAGCTCGTGCTGGTAGCTTTCGGCACTATGGCGCGGGTGGCGCGGGCGGCGGTGGAGCGCCTGCGGGAAGAGGGGATAGCAGCAGGTCTCATCCGTCCCATCACCCTTTATCCCTTCCCCGATGCACCTTTCCACGCTGCTTTTTCCCGGGCGCGGGCCTTCCTGGTGGTGGAGATGAACCTGGGGCAGATGGTAGAGGATGTGCGCCTGGCGGTGGAGGGACGGTGTCCCGTTCACTTCTACGGTCGCACCGGGGGCGTGGTGCCCACGGTTGCTGAGGTGGTAAGCTTTGCCAAGGAGGTCTGGCATAAGTCATGA
- a CDS encoding putative ATP/GTP-binding protein: MANALPNVFASWPQVSIFCGALGSGKTTLALNVAWRLASGREKVYLVDLDVINPLFRSRRFREKMAPWGVEVIAPPPTFDLSDLPALPAAIKRLLAGEERVVVDVGGDGVGATVLGAYSSYLPPAAGIFLVVNACRPFSSTVEEVVRAAQEIAQAGRVELTGLINNTHLGEATTVEVVREGWQVVEEAGRILGLPVVFSALREDLIRDDLPFPVFPLKLFPFLPWQSVD, from the coding sequence ATGGCGAATGCTTTACCTAATGTTTTCGCTTCTTGGCCCCAGGTGAGCATTTTCTGCGGGGCGCTGGGAAGCGGCAAAACCACGCTGGCCCTCAACGTAGCCTGGCGGCTGGCTTCGGGGAGGGAGAAGGTTTACTTAGTGGACTTGGACGTGATCAACCCCCTTTTTCGCTCCCGCCGCTTCCGAGAGAAAATGGCCCCTTGGGGGGTGGAAGTGATAGCTCCCCCGCCCACTTTCGACTTGAGCGACCTGCCTGCCTTGCCGGCAGCCATCAAGCGGTTGCTAGCGGGTGAGGAGCGGGTGGTGGTGGACGTGGGAGGGGACGGCGTGGGGGCTACGGTGCTGGGAGCTTACTCTTCCTATTTGCCTCCAGCGGCAGGAATATTTCTGGTGGTCAACGCCTGTCGGCCCTTTTCTTCCACCGTGGAGGAGGTGGTGAGGGCGGCCCAGGAGATAGCCCAGGCCGGCCGGGTTGAACTCACCGGCCTTATCAACAACACCCACTTGGGTGAGGCTACCACCGTGGAGGTGGTGCGCGAAGGTTGGCAAGTAGTCGAAGAGGCGGGAAGAATACTGGGTCTTCCGGTGGTCTTCTCGGCTTTAAGGGAAGATCTGATAAGAGATGATCTTCCCTTTCCCGTCTTCCCCTTGAAGCTTTTTCCTTTCCTCCCCTGGCAGTCTGTCGACTAG
- a CDS encoding 4Fe-4S binding protein: MPQVVFDRERCKGCELCVTVCPRKILTLSPGLNSLGFHPAMITDASRCTGCCFCALMCPDVVITVLREEGENAARADEG; this comes from the coding sequence GTGCCGCAGGTGGTCTTCGACCGGGAAAGGTGCAAGGGATGCGAGCTTTGCGTGACCGTTTGCCCGCGCAAGATTCTCACCCTTTCCCCCGGTCTTAACTCTCTGGGTTTTCATCCGGCCATGATCACCGACGCCTCCCGGTGTACCGGTTGCTGCTTCTGCGCTCTCATGTGCCCCGACGTGGTGATAACCGTCTTGCGGGAGGAGGGAGAAAATGCCGCGCGTGCTGATGAAGGGTAA